A genomic region of Roseateles amylovorans contains the following coding sequences:
- a CDS encoding FAD-dependent oxidoreductase, which produces MRVAVIGAGLAGVTSAYELALQGHEVHVFERDTSVATGASFAPPGLIAPGLMAARPAWPLSWRGAPRQLGWRWAHWRARRASASQPVAAGVHALALRGQALTAVWRRELQLEVEREAGILLLWRHAKDHKAAAPLLARLQERQVPHRALDPDGCREVEPGLNPDTPLAGGLHLPQDEAANARQFSQALKQEAQRLGVQWHFNAEVLRIEPGTQPALHLATGQPPRVDAVIVCAGKGAASLLSPIGLRLPWATVHAHSLTAPLRLLEAHPDLGPRATVVDMSLSVTLTRLGQRVRVGGAHELGGSGNQPDGKSMGALHQASHDWFPGALLASGQQRWKAARPMLPDELPLIGDSGLPGVWLNIGHGEWGWALAAGAAQLLAGRLVKRDPEIDVSMLEPARLK; this is translated from the coding sequence ATGCGAGTTGCCGTGATCGGCGCCGGCCTGGCCGGCGTCACCAGCGCCTACGAACTGGCATTGCAGGGCCACGAGGTCCATGTCTTCGAGCGGGACACCAGTGTGGCCACTGGCGCGAGCTTTGCGCCCCCCGGTTTGATCGCCCCCGGACTGATGGCCGCCCGCCCCGCCTGGCCATTGAGCTGGCGGGGCGCGCCTCGTCAACTGGGCTGGCGCTGGGCCCATTGGCGGGCCCGTCGCGCCAGCGCCTCCCAGCCCGTGGCGGCGGGCGTTCATGCCCTCGCCCTGCGCGGCCAGGCGCTGACGGCCGTGTGGCGCCGCGAACTTCAGCTGGAGGTCGAACGCGAGGCCGGCATCCTGCTGCTGTGGCGCCATGCCAAGGACCACAAGGCCGCGGCACCACTGCTGGCGCGCCTGCAGGAGCGACAGGTCCCCCATCGCGCGCTGGATCCCGACGGATGCCGCGAGGTCGAGCCCGGCCTCAATCCCGACACGCCGCTGGCAGGCGGCCTTCATCTGCCCCAGGACGAAGCCGCCAATGCCCGTCAGTTCAGCCAGGCGCTGAAGCAGGAGGCCCAACGCCTGGGCGTGCAGTGGCACTTCAATGCCGAGGTGCTGCGCATTGAACCGGGCACCCAGCCGGCCTTGCATCTGGCCACCGGACAGCCCCCGCGTGTCGACGCCGTGATCGTCTGCGCCGGCAAGGGCGCAGCCTCGCTGCTCTCGCCCATCGGTCTGCGCCTGCCCTGGGCCACCGTCCACGCCCACAGTCTGACCGCACCGCTGCGCTTGCTGGAGGCGCATCCCGACCTCGGACCGCGTGCGACGGTGGTCGACATGAGCCTGTCGGTCACCCTGACTCGCCTGGGACAGCGGGTGCGGGTCGGCGGCGCGCACGAACTGGGCGGATCCGGCAACCAGCCGGACGGCAAGTCCATGGGCGCACTCCATCAGGCCTCGCATGACTGGTTCCCCGGCGCGTTGTTGGCCAGCGGACAGCAGCGATGGAAGGCCGCACGGCCGATGCTGCCCGATGAGCTGCCCCTGATCGGCGACAGCGGACTGCCGGGCGTCTGGCTGAACATCGGTCATGGCGAATGGGGCTGGGCGCTGGCGGCCGGCGCGGCACAACTGCTGGCGGGCCGGCTCGTCAAGCGGGATCCGGAGATCGACGTGTCGATGCTCGAGCCCGCACGGTTGAAGTGA
- the uppS gene encoding polyprenyl diphosphate synthase: MSADNKAGVPRHVAIVMDGNGRWAKKRFLPRFFGHKQGVDALVRVVQACIDREIEYLTVFAFSSENWKRPSDEVSGLMGLVLAAVSRYLARMGAMGVRIRIVGDREAVSDKLRAAWAEAEGSTAHNSKLTLNVAFNYGGRWDIVQACRRAIEAGVPAADLTEAKLSEYMAMSYAPDPDLFIRTGGELRISNFMLWQTAYTEFVFSDCLWPEFGEAQLDEAIAAFRARDRRFGGVNLPGQAAATQEA; this comes from the coding sequence GTGAGTGCCGACAACAAGGCGGGCGTGCCCCGCCATGTCGCCATCGTCATGGATGGCAACGGACGCTGGGCCAAGAAGCGATTTCTCCCCCGGTTCTTCGGACACAAGCAAGGCGTCGATGCGCTGGTGCGGGTGGTCCAGGCCTGCATCGACCGCGAGATCGAGTACCTGACCGTCTTCGCCTTCTCCAGCGAGAACTGGAAGCGTCCGAGCGACGAGGTCTCCGGCCTGATGGGCCTGGTGCTGGCGGCGGTCTCCCGCTACCTCGCCCGCATGGGCGCGATGGGTGTGCGCATCCGCATCGTCGGGGACCGCGAAGCGGTGTCCGACAAGCTGCGCGCTGCCTGGGCCGAGGCGGAGGGCTCCACGGCCCACAACTCGAAGCTGACGCTCAATGTGGCGTTCAACTACGGCGGCCGCTGGGACATCGTCCAGGCTTGTCGCCGTGCCATCGAGGCCGGCGTGCCCGCCGCGGACCTGACCGAAGCCAAGCTCTCCGAGTACATGGCCATGAGCTATGCGCCCGATCCCGATCTGTTCATCCGGACTGGCGGCGAACTGCGCATCAGCAACTTCATGCTCTGGCAGACGGCCTACACCGAGTTCGTGTTCTCCGACTGCCTGTGGCCGGAGTTCGGCGAAGCGCAACTGGACGAGGCCATCGCCGCGTTCCGGGCCCGCGATCGTCGCTTCGGCGGTGTGAACCTGCCCGGCCAAGCCGCGGCCACCCAGGAAGCCTGA
- the tsf gene encoding translation elongation factor Ts: protein MAAITASMVAELRARTDSPMMECKKALTEADGDMVRAEEILRVKLGNKAGKAASRITAEGVVAAAVVGNAGALVEVNCETDFVSKNDAFLAFVNAVAGLIAEHNPADVDALVALPLSQESFGPTVEDVRKGLIGKIGENMTIRRFKRYASGAKLASYLHGTRIGVLVEFDGDEVAAKDVAMHVAAMKPAALSSAEVPAELVEKERKIAAEKAAESGKPAEIVAKMVDGSVQKFLKEVSLLDQVFVKAADGKQTVAQMLKDKATTVKSFTLYVVGEGIEKKVDDFAAEVAAQVAAASKGQ from the coding sequence ATGGCTGCAATTACCGCAAGCATGGTTGCCGAGCTGCGCGCCCGCACGGACTCGCCGATGATGGAGTGCAAGAAGGCGCTGACCGAAGCCGACGGCGACATGGTTCGCGCGGAAGAGATCCTGCGCGTCAAGCTGGGCAACAAGGCCGGCAAGGCCGCGTCGCGCATCACCGCTGAAGGCGTGGTCGCCGCCGCTGTGGTCGGCAACGCCGGCGCGCTGGTCGAAGTGAACTGCGAAACCGACTTCGTGTCGAAGAACGACGCGTTCCTGGCCTTCGTCAACGCCGTCGCCGGCCTGATCGCCGAGCACAACCCGGCCGACGTCGACGCGCTGGTTGCGCTGCCGCTGTCCCAGGAAAGCTTCGGCCCGACGGTCGAAGACGTTCGCAAGGGCCTGATCGGCAAGATCGGCGAGAACATGACGATCCGCCGCTTCAAGCGCTACGCCTCGGGCGCCAAGCTGGCCTCCTACCTGCACGGCACCCGCATCGGCGTGCTGGTCGAGTTCGACGGTGACGAAGTCGCCGCCAAGGACGTCGCCATGCACGTGGCCGCCATGAAGCCGGCGGCGCTGTCGTCTGCCGAAGTGCCGGCCGAGCTGGTGGAGAAGGAACGCAAGATCGCCGCCGAGAAGGCTGCCGAATCCGGCAAGCCGGCCGAAATCGTCGCCAAGATGGTCGACGGCTCGGTGCAGAAGTTCCTGAAGGAAGTCTCGCTGCTGGACCAGGTCTTCGTGAAGGCCGCCGACGGCAAGCAGACCGTCGCCCAGATGCTGAAGGACAAGGCCACCACGGTGAAGTCCTTCACCCTGTACGTGGTCGGCGAAGGCATCGAGAAGAAGGTGGACGACTTCGCAGCGGAAGTGGCTGCGCAAGTGGCCGCCGCCAGCAAGGGGCAATAA
- the rpsB gene encoding 30S ribosomal protein S2, whose product MSVTMREMLEAGVHFGHQTRFWNPKMAPYIYGHRNKIHIINLEKTLPAFEEALKFVRQLSAKRGTILMVGTKRQARDIVAAEAERAGVPSVNQRWLGGTLTNFKTVKTSLKKLKDMQTQVDAGTQPSIKKEALMFQRDISKLEKNIGGIQDMAALPDALFVIDVGYHKIAVAEAKKLGIPVIGVVDTNHSPIGIDYVIPGNDDSAKAVALYAKAVADAVLEGRANSSHEQVQPVAAEGDEFVEVNEGA is encoded by the coding sequence ATGTCCGTCACGATGCGTGAGATGCTGGAAGCCGGCGTCCATTTTGGTCACCAAACCCGCTTCTGGAACCCCAAGATGGCCCCGTATATCTACGGCCATCGCAACAAGATCCACATCATCAACCTCGAGAAGACGCTGCCCGCGTTCGAGGAAGCCCTCAAGTTCGTGCGCCAGCTGTCTGCCAAGCGCGGCACGATCCTGATGGTCGGCACCAAGCGCCAGGCCCGCGACATCGTCGCCGCTGAAGCCGAGCGCGCTGGCGTGCCCAGCGTGAACCAGCGTTGGCTGGGCGGCACGCTGACCAACTTCAAGACGGTCAAGACCTCGCTGAAGAAGCTCAAGGACATGCAGACGCAAGTCGACGCCGGCACGCAGCCTTCCATCAAGAAGGAAGCCCTGATGTTCCAGCGTGACATTTCCAAGCTGGAAAAGAACATCGGCGGCATCCAGGACATGGCTGCCCTGCCGGACGCGCTGTTCGTGATCGACGTCGGCTATCACAAGATTGCCGTGGCCGAAGCCAAGAAGCTGGGCATTCCGGTCATCGGCGTGGTGGACACCAACCATTCGCCCATCGGCATCGACTATGTGATCCCGGGCAACGACGACTCCGCCAAGGCCGTCGCCCTGTACGCCAAGGCTGTGGCCGACGCGGTCCTGGAAGGTCGCGCCAATTCGTCGCACGAGCAAGTCCAGCCCGTGGCCGCCGAAGGCGACGAATTCGTGGAAGTCAACGAAGGCGCGTAA
- a CDS encoding phosphatidate cytidylyltransferase, which yields MLLQRVITAIVLLALLLPALFAASPWPFGLLTLVMIAAAGWEWSRLNGLPGVPALAFGAALAAACAATVYAVGFQVPAWCWWLVGGVWVLGGVHALRVGVAGWPKLPVGLRLVLGAVLLWAAWLALVVARARGINFLLSAMCLVWMADIAAYFAGKAFGKRKLAPAISPGKSWEGAIGGLLGVIVLGFVWVHVIDVRVAVDSASLYSVLVGRIGVVAILALVFLSAMSVVGDLFESLVKRAAGAKDSSQLLPGHGGVLDRVDALLPVLPLALALSSL from the coding sequence ATGCTGCTGCAACGAGTCATCACCGCCATCGTCCTGCTGGCGCTGCTGTTGCCCGCGCTGTTCGCCGCGAGCCCATGGCCCTTCGGGCTGCTGACGCTGGTGATGATCGCTGCGGCCGGCTGGGAATGGTCCCGGCTGAACGGCCTTCCCGGGGTGCCCGCACTGGCCTTTGGTGCGGCGTTGGCGGCGGCGTGCGCTGCCACGGTGTACGCCGTGGGCTTCCAGGTGCCGGCGTGGTGTTGGTGGCTGGTGGGCGGCGTGTGGGTGCTGGGCGGGGTCCATGCGCTGCGCGTCGGCGTGGCGGGCTGGCCCAAGCTGCCGGTCGGTCTGCGATTGGTGCTGGGGGCGGTGCTGCTGTGGGCCGCCTGGCTCGCGTTGGTCGTGGCGCGTGCACGCGGCATCAACTTCCTGCTGTCGGCGATGTGTCTGGTCTGGATGGCCGACATTGCCGCCTATTTCGCAGGCAAGGCCTTCGGCAAGCGTAAGCTGGCGCCGGCGATCAGCCCCGGCAAGAGCTGGGAAGGTGCCATCGGCGGTCTCTTGGGCGTGATCGTGCTGGGCTTTGTCTGGGTGCATGTGATTGATGTGCGGGTCGCGGTCGATTCGGCCAGCCTTTACAGCGTGCTGGTGGGGCGCATCGGCGTGGTGGCGATCCTGGCTCTCGTGTTCCTGTCGGCGATGAGCGTCGTCGGCGATCTGTTTGAATCGCTGGTCAAGCGGGCCGCGGGTGCCAAGGACAGCAGCCAGTTGCTGCCGGGTCACGGCGGCGTGCTGGACCGTGTGGATGCGCTGTTGCCGGTGCTGCCGCTGGCCTTGGCCTTGAGTTCGCTCTGA
- a CDS encoding amidase has product MPIDLTEALTQLREGRCDARTLLSHSLERARSPACERVFIRTFFDEATAVAAHVDARLARGEALPALGGLSLSVKDLFDVAGHPTTAASASLADAVPADDDAPAVARLRAAGAALIGHTNLSEFAFSGVGLNPHHGTPVNPVTRLLDGLDRIPGGSTSGGAVSVSTGAAWAALGTDTGGSLRIPAALQGLVGFKSTARCIPLDRCIPLSPSLDTAGAITRSVRDAALLHGLLSGQTVKPDRRPLAQRRLAVVQELMQDDLEPAVAQAFERALSVLRAAGAQIEVCSIPALTRVAELQAGGGLPAFESWQWHRDRLATRGALYDPRVALRIRRGETILPDHYHALLDARRRWIHDMTLALNGYDAVLSPTVPTQAPEIAPLLLSDGLFFATNARLLRNPSVVNLLDGCALSLPCHRPDELPMGLMLWAPGLQDATLLSTAADVEAALTPIAEAH; this is encoded by the coding sequence ATGCCGATCGATCTGACCGAGGCCCTGACGCAATTGCGCGAGGGCCGCTGTGACGCTCGCACCCTTCTCTCGCACAGCCTGGAACGCGCCCGCAGCCCCGCCTGCGAGCGGGTGTTCATCCGCACCTTCTTCGACGAAGCCACCGCCGTGGCGGCCCATGTCGACGCCCGCCTCGCCCGCGGGGAAGCGCTGCCGGCGCTAGGCGGGCTGTCGCTCTCGGTGAAGGATCTGTTCGATGTGGCTGGCCACCCCACTACCGCCGCATCCGCCAGCCTGGCCGATGCGGTGCCTGCTGACGACGATGCACCCGCCGTGGCCCGCCTCCGCGCTGCTGGGGCGGCGCTGATCGGGCACACCAACCTGAGCGAGTTCGCCTTTTCGGGCGTGGGACTGAACCCGCACCATGGGACGCCGGTCAACCCGGTCACCCGATTGCTCGATGGACTCGACCGGATCCCGGGCGGCTCCACCTCCGGCGGTGCGGTCAGCGTGTCGACCGGCGCCGCCTGGGCCGCACTGGGCACCGACACCGGTGGCTCGCTGCGCATTCCTGCCGCGCTGCAGGGACTGGTCGGCTTCAAGAGCACGGCGCGCTGCATTCCGCTGGATCGGTGCATTCCGCTGTCGCCCTCACTGGACACGGCCGGCGCGATCACGCGCTCGGTGCGCGACGCGGCGCTGCTGCATGGGCTGCTGTCCGGCCAGACCGTGAAGCCCGATCGCCGGCCCCTGGCGCAGCGGCGCCTGGCAGTGGTCCAGGAACTGATGCAGGACGATCTGGAACCCGCCGTGGCGCAGGCGTTCGAGCGCGCGCTGTCCGTGCTGCGCGCGGCGGGTGCCCAGATCGAGGTGTGCTCGATTCCTGCGCTGACCCGCGTCGCCGAGCTGCAGGCCGGTGGCGGCTTGCCAGCCTTCGAGAGCTGGCAGTGGCATCGCGACCGCTTGGCCACGCGGGGTGCCCTGTACGACCCCCGTGTGGCGCTGCGCATCCGGCGCGGCGAAACCATCCTCCCCGATCACTATCACGCCCTGCTCGACGCCCGACGTCGCTGGATCCACGACATGACCCTCGCCCTGAACGGCTATGACGCCGTGCTCAGTCCCACCGTGCCGACGCAAGCCCCGGAGATCGCCCCTTTGCTGCTCAGCGACGGCCTGTTCTTCGCCACCAACGCCCGCTTGCTGCGCAATCCCTCGGTGGTGAATCTGCTGGACGGGTGCGCCCTGTCACTGCCCTGCCATCGGCCCGATGAATTGCCGATGGGGCTGATGCTCTGGGCGCCCGGTCTGCAGGACGCGACGCTGCTCAGCACCGCGGCCGACGTGGAAGCCGCGCTGACCCCGATCGCGGAGGCGCACTGA
- a CDS encoding NAD(P)H-hydrate epimerase yields MHPLLPTTRDWPLHDAAASRRQEAAALGRHPAHTLIERAGLAVARLALALAPHAQRAVVFAGPGNNGGDGLIAARHLALQGWTVDVIHVGPSATDGSDADHALKRLQVGAGIQCSALPSAPPTRADLVIDALLGLGASRPAEGDIAAAIRLLRAMRADGALVLAVDLPSGLHANTGRPLGHDTVHADHTLSLLTLKPGLLTGEGRDRCGQLWFDDLGERSTEPASAQLIGRSRILDWQQAYARAATSHKGRHGDVVVLGGAPHMRGAAWLAASAALTAGAGRVYAALPEDDGQPWPPRPELMHWDPKRWDEPATSWRDGVAVCGCGGGTAIAPPLSRLLPHVARLVLDADALNLVAADPALQAAVVGRARLGLRTVMTPHPLEAARLLGLPGAAEVQADRIAAAQALARRFQCCVVVKGSGSVIAADGLDITSSLGDRSHGHAGAMTLGETRDGSPQLAINSTGSSALSTAGTGDVLAGWIGGLWAQALDISPFELACAAVAWHGAAAESHHGPLLAADLVAAMARLHERAP; encoded by the coding sequence ATGCATCCGCTGCTTCCGACCACGCGCGATTGGCCCCTTCACGACGCCGCTGCCAGCCGACGCCAAGAGGCCGCCGCGCTCGGGCGCCATCCCGCCCACACCCTGATCGAACGGGCGGGCTTGGCCGTGGCCCGGCTGGCCTTGGCGCTGGCGCCCCACGCGCAGCGCGCGGTGGTGTTTGCGGGCCCCGGGAACAACGGCGGCGATGGCTTGATCGCTGCACGACACCTGGCCCTGCAGGGCTGGACGGTGGACGTCATTCACGTCGGGCCATCCGCCACGGATGGATCCGACGCAGACCACGCACTCAAGCGCCTGCAAGTGGGTGCGGGGATTCAGTGCTCAGCCTTGCCATCCGCCCCACCGACACGTGCCGACCTGGTCATCGATGCGCTGCTGGGGCTTGGCGCCAGCCGTCCGGCGGAGGGCGACATCGCCGCGGCGATCCGCCTGCTGCGTGCCATGCGTGCCGACGGCGCGCTGGTGCTGGCTGTGGACCTGCCCAGCGGACTGCATGCCAACACGGGTCGCCCGCTCGGCCACGACACGGTGCACGCCGACCACACACTCTCGCTGCTGACGCTCAAGCCGGGACTGCTGACCGGCGAAGGACGGGATCGCTGCGGACAACTGTGGTTTGACGACCTCGGCGAGCGCTCGACGGAGCCAGCATCCGCTCAGCTCATCGGACGGTCGCGGATCCTCGATTGGCAGCAGGCGTACGCACGCGCCGCCACCAGCCACAAGGGACGACACGGCGATGTCGTGGTCCTGGGCGGCGCCCCTCACATGCGCGGGGCGGCCTGGCTCGCGGCTTCCGCCGCACTGACCGCCGGCGCCGGCCGGGTGTATGCCGCGCTGCCCGAAGATGACGGGCAACCCTGGCCACCTCGTCCAGAACTGATGCATTGGGATCCCAAGCGGTGGGACGAACCGGCGACCTCCTGGCGAGATGGGGTCGCCGTCTGCGGATGCGGTGGCGGGACCGCGATCGCCCCGCCGCTCAGTCGACTGCTGCCGCACGTCGCACGACTGGTGCTGGATGCAGACGCGCTCAACCTGGTGGCCGCCGATCCGGCGCTGCAAGCCGCCGTGGTGGGCCGAGCGCGACTCGGACTTCGCACAGTGATGACGCCTCATCCGCTGGAAGCGGCTCGATTGCTGGGGTTGCCCGGTGCTGCCGAGGTGCAGGCGGATCGCATCGCTGCCGCGCAGGCATTGGCGCGACGTTTCCAGTGTTGCGTGGTGGTCAAGGGCTCCGGATCCGTGATCGCAGCGGATGGCCTGGACATCACCTCCTCGCTCGGCGACCGGTCCCACGGACACGCTGGCGCGATGACACTCGGAGAGACGCGAGACGGCAGCCCCCAACTCGCCATCAACAGCACTGGCTCTTCCGCACTGTCCACCGCAGGCACCGGCGATGTGCTGGCGGGCTGGATTGGCGGCCTTTGGGCTCAGGCGCTCGACATATCGCCATTTGAATTGGCATGCGCGGCCGTGGCCTGGCACGGCGCAGCGGCCGAGTCCCATCACGGCCCGCTGCTGGCGGCGGATCTCGTGGCCGCCATGGCCCGGCTCCATGAACGCGCCCCATGA
- the pyrH gene encoding UMP kinase translates to MPAHKRILLKLSGEALMGDDAYGINRATIVRMVQEIQEVTRLGVEVAVVIGGGNIFRGVAGGSVGMDRATADYMGMLATVMNSLALADTMRQEGMTARVMSAIAIEQVVEPYVRPKALQYLEEGKVVVFAAGTGNPFFTTDTAAALRGAEIGAEIVLKATKVDGVYSADPKKDPNATRYSRISFDEAISKNLQVLDATAFALCRDQKLPIKVFSIFKAGALKRVVMGEDEGTLVHV, encoded by the coding sequence ATGCCCGCGCACAAACGCATCCTGCTCAAGCTCTCTGGCGAAGCCCTGATGGGCGATGATGCCTACGGTATCAACCGCGCGACCATCGTTCGCATGGTCCAGGAGATCCAGGAAGTCACGCGTCTCGGCGTGGAAGTCGCCGTCGTGATCGGTGGCGGCAACATCTTCCGCGGCGTGGCGGGCGGTTCGGTGGGCATGGACCGCGCGACAGCGGACTACATGGGCATGCTGGCCACGGTGATGAACTCGCTGGCCCTGGCCGACACCATGCGCCAGGAAGGCATGACCGCCCGCGTGATGTCCGCCATCGCGATCGAGCAGGTGGTCGAGCCCTACGTGCGCCCCAAGGCCTTGCAGTACCTCGAAGAGGGCAAGGTCGTTGTCTTCGCTGCCGGAACCGGCAACCCCTTCTTCACCACCGATACCGCCGCTGCGCTGCGCGGCGCCGAGATCGGTGCGGAAATCGTGCTGAAGGCCACCAAGGTGGACGGCGTGTACAGCGCCGATCCGAAGAAGGATCCCAACGCCACGCGTTACTCGCGGATCAGCTTCGACGAAGCCATCAGCAAGAACCTGCAAGTCCTGGACGCCACCGCCTTCGCGCTGTGCCGCGACCAGAAACTGCCGATCAAGGTGTTCTCGATCTTCAAGGCCGGCGCGCTCAAGCGCGTGGTGATGGGTGAAGACGAAGGCACCTTGGTGCACGTCTGA
- the ispC gene encoding 1-deoxy-D-xylulose-5-phosphate reductoisomerase, with the protein MPQQVCVLGSTGSIGTNTLDVMARHPDRYRVFALSAMSRVDELLAQCLAHQPRYAVLPDAALAARLRDGLRAAGVRTEVLEGPEALSQVAAHEDVDAVMAAIVGAAGLAPAMAAARAGKRLLLANKEAIVLGGALFMRAVEQGGATLLPIDSEHSAIFQCLPEDRDTWHQRIDHIVLTASGGPFRQRDPATLADVTPEQACAHPNWVMGRKISVDSATMMNKALEVIEARWLFNLRPEQVKVVIHPQSIVHSMVVCRDHSVLAQLGTPDMRVPIAYGLSFPERIESGASMLNLLTTPNLSFEEADAHRFPGLHLSWQALRAAEGSTAVLNAANEEAVAAFLERRLRFDQICRVNRETLETVAPEAGEVDSVEGLLTLDARARRHAQDLISSRSATV; encoded by the coding sequence CTGCCCCAACAGGTCTGCGTGCTGGGATCGACCGGATCGATCGGCACCAACACGCTGGATGTGATGGCCCGTCATCCGGACCGCTACCGCGTGTTCGCGCTGTCGGCGATGAGCCGCGTCGACGAACTGCTGGCGCAATGCTTGGCCCATCAGCCGCGTTATGCGGTGCTGCCGGATGCCGCGTTGGCCGCTCGGCTGCGAGACGGCCTGCGCGCCGCCGGTGTGCGCACCGAGGTGCTGGAAGGCCCGGAGGCGTTGTCGCAGGTTGCGGCCCATGAGGACGTCGATGCGGTGATGGCGGCGATCGTCGGCGCCGCCGGCCTGGCCCCCGCCATGGCCGCCGCGCGTGCGGGCAAGCGGTTGCTGCTGGCCAACAAGGAGGCCATCGTGCTGGGCGGTGCGCTCTTCATGCGCGCGGTGGAGCAGGGCGGCGCCACGCTGCTGCCGATCGATTCGGAACACTCCGCCATCTTCCAGTGCCTGCCCGAAGACCGCGACACCTGGCATCAACGCATCGATCACATCGTGTTGACCGCGTCCGGCGGGCCGTTCCGGCAACGCGATCCGGCGACCCTGGCCGACGTCACGCCCGAGCAGGCCTGCGCTCATCCGAACTGGGTGATGGGGCGCAAGATCTCGGTGGACTCGGCCACGATGATGAACAAGGCCCTGGAGGTCATCGAGGCGCGTTGGCTCTTCAACCTGCGACCCGAGCAGGTCAAGGTGGTGATCCATCCGCAGAGCATCGTGCATTCGATGGTGGTGTGCCGCGACCACTCGGTGCTGGCGCAACTCGGCACGCCCGACATGCGGGTGCCGATCGCCTACGGACTGTCCTTCCCGGAGCGGATCGAATCCGGCGCCAGCATGCTCAATTTGCTGACCACGCCCAACCTCAGCTTCGAAGAGGCCGACGCCCATCGCTTCCCTGGCTTGCACCTGTCCTGGCAGGCGCTGCGTGCGGCCGAGGGCAGCACGGCGGTGCTGAATGCGGCCAATGAAGAGGCGGTGGCCGCCTTCCTTGAGCGGCGTTTGCGTTTCGATCAGATCTGCCGCGTCAACCGCGAGACACTCGAGACCGTTGCGCCTGAGGCCGGCGAGGTCGACAGCGTCGAGGGTCTGCTGACGCTGGATGCGCGGGCCCGACGCCATGCGCAGGATTTGATTTCGTCACGCAGCGCGACCGTCTGA
- the frr gene encoding ribosome recycling factor, with amino-acid sequence MTTADIKKNAETKMAKSIEAFKSELQKIRTGRAHPGILDQVQVDYYGSPVPISQVANVSLLDARTLSVQPWEKGMGAKIEKAIRESDLGLNPASQGDLIRVPMPPLSEERRRDLIKVVKNTAEDAKVAVRNLRRDANEQAKKLAKDKQITEDDERRSQDEVQKLTDRVVSDIDKLVSAKEAEIMAV; translated from the coding sequence ATGACCACTGCCGACATCAAGAAGAACGCTGAAACCAAGATGGCCAAGTCCATCGAGGCGTTCAAGTCCGAACTGCAGAAGATCCGCACCGGCCGTGCCCACCCCGGCATCCTGGACCAGGTGCAGGTCGATTACTACGGCTCGCCGGTGCCGATCTCCCAGGTTGCCAACGTCAGCCTGCTCGATGCCCGCACCCTGAGCGTGCAGCCCTGGGAAAAGGGCATGGGCGCGAAGATCGAGAAGGCCATCCGCGAATCTGATCTGGGCCTGAACCCCGCGTCGCAAGGCGACCTGATCCGCGTGCCGATGCCGCCGCTGTCGGAAGAGCGTCGCCGCGATCTGATCAAGGTGGTGAAGAACACCGCCGAGGATGCCAAGGTCGCCGTGCGCAACCTGCGCCGTGACGCCAACGAGCAGGCCAAGAAGCTCGCCAAGGACAAGCAGATCACCGAAGACGACGAGCGCCGCAGCCAGGACGAAGTCCAGAAGCTGACCGACCGCGTGGTCTCCGACATCGACAAACTGGTCTCGGCAAAGGAAGCCGAGATCATGGCCGTCTGA